In one Carassius carassius chromosome 14, fCarCar2.1, whole genome shotgun sequence genomic region, the following are encoded:
- the thbs2a gene encoding thrombospondin-2 yields MILRRNFYLLPLLLLCIRALPQDGHVEDESIFDLFKISSISRKTIGAKLFKGHDWDSPAYRFIRFDHVPAVSTPALHQILKQVQNNEGFVFVATIRQDKGSRGTLIGLEGPSGSRQFEIVSNGRANTLDLLYMVEGSQNVVSFEDVDLSESQWKNITLYIHGENAHLYVGCSLIDSVILDEPFYEHLRPEGSQMFVAKGSIRENHFRGLLQNVQFIFDTPIENILRNKGCVIAKPEEVNVVNESTETVSVGTAISTNFIGQKEKMASDVCERSCEEITNMVQELKGLRIVVGNLIDGLQKVTEENTVMKEVLGNMKNIKDKRMCWQDGRLFEDKEDWVVDSCTKCTCQESKIVCHQITCPPVSCASPTFLDGECCPVCLPKDSEDGWSPWSEWTECTVTCGTGTQQRGRSCDATSNPCSGPSIQTRRCNLGKCDSRVRQDGGWSLWSPWSSCSVTCGEGQITRIRHCNSPVPQLGGKDCEGSGRETKKCEAKPCPIDGAWGPWSPWAICSATCGGGTRTRTHVCNSPHPQYGGKKCPGESKDTDSCNKQDCPVDGCLSNPCFGGVDCTGSADGSWECGPCPVGFRGNGTFCEDVNECDMVPDLCFKSGESQRCVNTDPGFHCLPCPPRYKGNQPFGMGVEAAKLNKQVCEQENPCKDKTHNCHRSAECIYLGHFTDPMFKCECKIGYAGDGLICGEDSDLDGWPNQNLVCGANQSYHCKKDNCPNLPNSGQEDFDKDGQGDACDKDDDNDGIMDEADNCPLLYNPRQFDYDKDLVGDRCDNCPYEHNPAQIDTDGNGEGDACSVDIDGDEVLNEHDNCPYMYNTDQKDTDMDGVGDQCDNCPLLHNPEQTDSDNDRVGDECDNNQDIDEDGHQNSLDNCPYIPNANQADHDKDGKGDACDFDDDNDGIPDDKDNCRLVPNKDQLDSDGDGRGDVCRDDFDNDNIPDILDVCPENDAIGNTDFRKFQMVHLDPKGTTQIDPNWVVRHQGKELVQTANSDPGIAVGFDEFNAVDFSGTFYVNTDRDDDYAGFVFGYQSSSRFYVVMWKQITQTYWEVNPSKAFGIAGVSLKVVNSTTGTGEHMRNALWHTGDTPGQVRTLWHDPKNIGWKDYTAYRWHLIHRPKTGFIRVVVYEGKQIMADSGPVYDTTFAGGRLGLFVFSQELVYFSDLKYECRDN; encoded by the exons ATGATACTCAGGAGAAATTTCTACTTGCTGCCTTTGCTGTTACTATGCATCAGAGCACTACCTCAAG ATGGCCATGTGGAAGATGAATCCATCTTCGACCTTTTCAAAATCAGCAGCATCAGCAGAAAGACGATCGGTGCCAAGCTCTTCAAGGGCCACGACTGGGACTCGCCTGCATATCGCTTTATACGCTTTGATCACGTCCCTGCTGTGAGCACCCCGGCCCTCCATCAGATCCTAAAGCAGGTCCAGAACAATGAGGGCTTTGTGTTTGTGGCCACCATACGACAGGACAAGGGCTCCAGGGGAACCCTGATTGGTCTGGAGGGCCCCAGTGGGAGCCGTCAGTTTGAGATTGTGTCCAATGGGCGAGCCAACACGTTGGATCTGCTTTACATGGTCGAGGGATCTCAGAATGTTGTGTCCTTTGAGGATGTGGACTTGTCTGAATCGCAGTGGAAGAACATTACGCTGTACATTCACGGAGAGAATGCTCACCTCTATGTAGGCTGTAGCCTCATTGACAGCGTGATCCTGGATGAGCCTTTCTATGAACATCTGCGGCCGGAGGGCAGTCAGATGTTTGTGGCCAAGGGATCTATCAGGGAAAACCACTTCAGG GGTTTACTACAGAATGTGCAGTTCATTTTTGACACACCAATAGAGAACATCCTAAGAAACAAAGGTTGTGTGATCGCCAAACCTG AGGAAGTTAACGTGGTTAATGAAAGtacagagactgtgtctgttggTACGGCCATCTCCACCAACTTCATTGGGCAGAAGGAAAAAATGGCATCGGATGTGTGCGAGCGCTCCTGTGAGGAAATCACCAACATGGTCCAGGAGCTCAAAGGTCTCCGTATTGTTGTGGGCAATCTCATCGATGGCTTGcaaaaagtg ACTGAGGAGAACACTGTGATGAAGGAGGTGCTGGGGAACATGAAGAACATCAAAGACAAGCGCATGTGCTGGCAAGATGGCCGTCTCTTTGAGGATAAGGAGGACTGGGTTGTGGACAGCTGCACCAAGTGTACCTGTCAG GAATCAAAGATTGTATGCCATCAGATCACATGTCCTCCAGTGTCCTGTGCCAGCCCTACTTTCCTAGATGGTGAATGCTGTCCAGTGTGTCTGC CTAAAGACAGCGAAGATGGCTGGTCGCCTTGGTCTGAATGGACTGAGTGTACCGTTACATGTGGAACAGGCACCCAGCAAAGAGGCAGGTCATGTGATGCCACAAGTAACCCCTGCAGTGGCCCCTCCATTCAAACCCGCAGATGCAACTTGGGAAAATGCGACAGTCGTG TCCGTCAAGATGGTGGTTGGAGTCTGTGGTCACCCTGGTCGTCATGCTCTGTGACGTGTGGAGAGGGACAGATCACGAGAATTCGCCACTGTAACTCCCCTGTTCCTCAGCTGGGAGGAAAGGACTGTGAGGGCAGCGGGAGAGAGACTAAAAAATGTGAAGCCAAACCCTGTCCGA TTGATGGAGCCTGGGGCCCATGGTCTCCTTGGGCGATCTGCTCCGCCACCTGTGGGGGAGGAACAAGGACACGAACACATGTGTGTAACAGCCCTCATCCACAGTATGGTGGCAAGAAATGCCCAGGGGAGTCCAAGGATACTGATTCCTGCAACAAGCAGGACTGTCCTGTTG ATGGTTGTCTATCTAACCCGTGCTTTGGGGGTGTTGACTGCACCGGCTCCGCTGACGGCTCGTGGGAGTGCGGGCCCTGCCCTGTCGGTTTCCGTGGCAATGGTACATTCTGTGAGGATGTGAATGAG TGTGACATGGTGCCTGATCTTTGTTTTAAAAGTGGTGAATCCCAGCGCTGTGTCAACACAGACCCAGGATTCCACTGCTTGCCTTGCCCTCCTCGATACAAAGGCAATCAACCCTTTGGAATGGGAGTGGAGGCTGCCAAGCTAAATAAACAG GTATGCGAGCAAGAAAACCCCTGCAAAGACAAGACTCACAACTGCCACAGATCCGCTGAGTGTATCTACCTTGGCCATTTCACTGACCCCATGTTTAAATGTGAGTGTAAGATCGGCTATGCTGGGGACGGCCTTATCTGTGGCGAGGACTCTGACCTTGAtggctggcccaatcagaacctGGTGTGTGGAGCCAACCAATCCTATCACTGCAAAAAG GACAATTGTCCCAACCTTCCAAACTCAGGCCAAGAAGACTTTGATAAAGACGGTCAAGGAGACGCCTGTGACAAAGACGATGATAATGATGGAATAATGGATGAGGCG GACAACTGTCCTCTACTGTACAATCCGAGGCAATTTGACTACGATAAAGATCTTGTGGGTGATCGTTGTGATAACTGTCCATATGAGCACAACCCCGCTCAGATCGACACAGACGGTAATGGCGAGGGAGATGCCTGCTCTGTAGACATTGATGGAGATG AGGTTCTGAATGAGCATGATAACTGCCCCTACATGTACAATACTGACCAGAAGGACACCGATATGGATGGAGTGGGAGACCAGTGTGATAACTGTCCTCTGCTGCACAACCCTGAACAG ACTGACTCCGATAATGACCGAGTTGGTGACGAGTGCGACAACAATCAGGACATTGATGAGGACGGCCACCAGAACAGCCTGGATAATTGTCCCTACATTCCCAATGCCAACCAGGCCGACCATGACAAAGATGGGAAAGGAGATGCTTGTGATTTTGATGATGATAATGACGGAATCCCTGATGACAAGGACAACTGCAGACTGGTGCCAAACAAAGATCAACTGGACTCTGATG GGGATGGAAGAGGCGATGTCTGCAGAGatgattttgacaatgacaaCATTCCAGACATTTTGGATGTGTGCCCTGAGAACGACGCCATCGGTAACACTGACTTCCGGAAGTTCCAAATGGTGCATTTGGACCCCAAAGGAACTACACAAATTGATCCCAACTGGGTGGTCAGACATCAGGGCAAAGAGTTGGTTCAGACGGCCAATTCTGACCCCGGTATTGCAGTTG GTTTCGATGAGTTCAATGCCGTGGATTTCAGTGGCACATTCTACGTCAACACTGACAGAGATGACGATTATGCTGGGTTTGTGTTTGGATATCAGTCCAGCAGTCGATTTTATGTGGTAATGTGGAAGCAGATAACTCAGACGTACTGGGAAGTTAATCCTTCAAAAGCTTTTGGCATCGCTGGTGTTTCTCTGAAAGTGGTCAACTCTACCACGGGCACAGGGGAACACATGCGGAATGCCCTCTGGCACACTGGTGACACTCCTGGACAG GTCCGCACACTGTGGCACGACCCTAAGAATATCGGCTGGAAGGATTACACTGCGTACAGGTGGCATCTCATCCACAGACCCAAGACAGGGTTCATCAG AGTGGTGGTTTATGAGGGGAAACAGATCATGGCAGACTCTGGGCCAGTTTATGATACAACCTTTGCAGGAGGGAGATTAGGACTGTTCGTGTTTTCCCAAGAACTGGTTTACTTCTCTGATCTCAAGTACGAGTGTCGAG ATAactga